The Pseudomonas azadiae genome contains a region encoding:
- a CDS encoding type II toxin-antitoxin system RelE/ParE family toxin has protein sequence MPKIALSSKAESDLDGIYEHYDGLAGPELGEAAVFHILGCLEMLERFPNAGKVSASPDCRELVITTYPYRATYSLQGDRVMVFRILHRHSERREDW, from the coding sequence GTGCCGAAGATCGCGTTAAGCAGCAAGGCGGAAAGTGACCTGGATGGAATTTACGAGCATTACGATGGACTGGCAGGACCCGAATTAGGGGAAGCAGCTGTCTTCCACATTCTTGGCTGCCTGGAGATGTTGGAACGTTTTCCTAATGCAGGGAAAGTGTCTGCAAGCCCCGACTGCCGGGAGCTGGTCATCACCACATACCCCTATCGCGCGACGTACAGCTTGCAAGGTGACCGCGTGATGGTCTTCCGTATTCTTCATCGACATTCGGAGCGTCGTGAGGATTGGTGA
- the pelG gene encoding exopolysaccharide Pel transporter PelG: MAGIGFELRKILSRDSYTATLHAYVYAGLISSGPWVLSIISVMLVGIISLGLMLPNSLVGQFLVTVTYLMASSLILTGGLQLFFTRFVSDQLFQRNYEQILPNLLGILLLVTIGAGVLGIILLAVLFDQPLIYRVLVLSNFVVLCNLWLVIIFLSGMKKYNRILLVMLVGYSLMVASAYLLSFLHMPGLLLALLIGHSTLLFLYLYDILREYRAEKLIAFDFLDRRNVFLSLLVTGFFYNFGIWVDKILFWFNPATSNSVIGPLRASILYDMPIFIAYLAIIPGMAVFLVRIETDFAEWYDRLFRAIRDGETLQHIGSLKTEMTLSIRQGLLEICKVQGLTVVLLFLFAPRLLDWLGISSYYLPLFYIDLIGVSIQVVFMALLNVFFYLDKRRVVLELCVLFAVLNAGLTLLSMHLGPSFFGYGFTLSLLVCVLLGLARLSTALEDLEYETFMLSR; the protein is encoded by the coding sequence ATGGCCGGTATTGGCTTTGAACTGCGCAAGATCCTGTCGCGCGACTCGTACACCGCCACCCTGCATGCGTACGTCTATGCCGGGTTGATCAGCTCCGGGCCGTGGGTGCTGTCGATCATCAGCGTGATGCTGGTGGGTATCATCAGCCTCGGCTTGATGCTGCCCAATTCACTGGTCGGGCAGTTCCTGGTGACGGTGACGTACCTGATGGCCAGCTCGTTGATCCTGACGGGCGGCCTGCAACTGTTCTTCACCCGCTTCGTGTCCGACCAGCTGTTCCAGCGCAACTACGAGCAGATCCTGCCCAACCTGTTGGGCATATTGCTGCTGGTCACCATTGGCGCCGGCGTGCTGGGGATCATCCTGCTCGCGGTGCTGTTCGATCAGCCACTGATCTACCGCGTGCTGGTGCTCTCCAACTTCGTGGTGCTGTGCAACCTGTGGCTGGTGATCATCTTCCTGTCGGGGATGAAAAAATATAACCGCATCCTCCTGGTGATGCTGGTGGGCTACTCGCTGATGGTCGCCAGCGCCTACCTCTTGAGCTTCCTGCACATGCCCGGCCTGCTGCTGGCGCTGCTGATCGGGCACAGCACGCTGCTGTTCCTGTACCTCTACGACATCCTGCGCGAATACCGCGCCGAGAAGCTCATCGCGTTTGACTTCCTCGACCGTCGCAACGTGTTCCTGAGCCTGCTGGTCACCGGGTTCTTCTACAACTTCGGCATCTGGGTCGACAAAATCCTGTTCTGGTTCAACCCGGCCACCTCCAACAGCGTCATCGGCCCGCTGCGCGCGTCGATTCTGTACGACATGCCGATCTTCATCGCCTACCTCGCGATCATCCCCGGCATGGCCGTGTTCCTGGTGCGCATCGAAACCGACTTCGCCGAATGGTACGACCGCCTCTTCCGCGCCATCCGCGATGGCGAAACCCTGCAGCACATCGGCTCGCTGAAAACCGAAATGACCCTGTCCATCCGACAGGGCCTGCTCGAAATTTGCAAAGTCCAGGGCCTCACCGTGGTGCTGCTGTTCCTCTTCGCACCCCGCCTGCTGGACTGGCTGGGCATCTCCAGCTACTACCTGCCGCTGTTCTACATCGACTTGATCGGCGTGAGCATCCAGGTCGTGTTCATGGCCCTGCTCAACGTGTTTTTCTACCTCGACAAGCGCCGTGTGGTGTTGGAACTGTGCGTGTTGTTTGCCGTGCTCAACGCCGGGCTGACGTTGCTCAGCATGCACCTGGGGCCTAGCTTCTTTGGGTATGGGTTTACGTTGTCGTTGTTGGTGTGCGTATTGCTGGGGCTGGCGCGCTTGTCGACGGCGCTGGAGGATTTGGAGTACGAGACGTTTATGTTGTCGCGTTGA
- a CDS encoding penicillin-binding protein activator LpoB, with product MQVIRNLSLALTVLFVAGCSSFTSETSPNLPRTAQWGIVPMVNYSQTPQAGERSEQILLSVLSSHGLQPRVYPVSTQGEQALMDDNERLAGALDWAREQKLDYVVAGSVEEWQYKNGLDGEPAVGISLRVLEASSGRVLWSKSGARAGWSRESLAGNAQKVIDNLVGALRFE from the coding sequence ATGCAAGTAATTCGTAACCTGAGCCTGGCGCTGACAGTACTGTTCGTTGCCGGCTGCTCCAGCTTCACCAGTGAAACCAGCCCGAACCTGCCGCGCACTGCGCAGTGGGGCATCGTGCCGATGGTCAACTATTCCCAGACCCCGCAAGCCGGTGAGCGCAGCGAGCAGATCCTGCTCAGTGTGCTCAGCAGCCACGGCCTGCAGCCACGGGTTTACCCGGTCAGCACCCAGGGCGAACAAGCCTTGATGGATGACAATGAGCGCCTGGCCGGTGCCCTCGATTGGGCCCGTGAGCAGAAGCTCGATTACGTGGTCGCGGGCAGCGTGGAAGAGTGGCAGTACAAGAACGGCCTGGACGGCGAGCCAGCGGTGGGCATCAGCCTGCGCGTGCTGGAAGCCAGCAGCGGTCGCGTGCTGTGGAGCAAAAGCGGCGCTCGCGCCGGCTGGTCCCGTGAAAGCCTGGCGGGTAACGCTCAAAAGGTAATCGACAACCTTGTTGGCGCCCTTCGGTTCGAGTGA
- a CDS encoding CopG family ribbon-helix-helix protein — MAASPVLSFRVKPELASELDQLAHATDRDRQYHLQRALSRYVADESWHFKAVQEGIRDAEAGNVTDLDAVKAKWVKRAEDRVKQQGGK, encoded by the coding sequence ATGGCAGCCTCTCCCGTTCTGTCTTTCCGAGTAAAGCCTGAGCTTGCCAGCGAGTTGGATCAGTTGGCACACGCGACCGACCGGGATCGTCAATACCACCTGCAGCGGGCTTTGAGCCGCTATGTGGCTGATGAGTCCTGGCATTTCAAGGCCGTGCAGGAAGGCATCAGGGATGCTGAAGCCGGCAATGTGACTGATCTGGATGCCGTAAAGGCTAAGTGGGTAAAACGTGCCGAAGATCGCGTTAAGCAGCAAGGCGGAAAGTGA
- the pelF gene encoding GT4 family glycosyltransferase PelF, translating into MIQKQEAPIADICLLLEGTWPYVRGGVSSWIHQMILGLPQLTFSVMFIGGQRSAYAKRRYDVPANVLHIEEMFLEDATHPTNLHGTPREANPQQLADLYRFLHHPDPPERALGEKLLNCIANGDMTLDDVLRSRASWETLSEGYRQHCADPSFVNYFWTLRSLQSPLLMLAEASRKMPRARVLHSISTGYAGLLGCILKQRWNCAYLLSEHGIYTKERKIDLAQASWIAESSGQALNRSLDGGSGYIRTLWVRYFERIGQLAYNSADNIIALYDGNRQRQIKDGADPARTQLIANGIDLSQWNRVLESRAPGIAPRVGLIGRVVPIKDVKTFLRAMRGVISAMPEVEGWIIGPEEEDPEYVSECRSLMASLGLEGKVHFLGFQRIQDILPQLGLMVLTSISEAQPLVILEAWAAGTPVVSSDVGSCRELIEGGSAEDRDLGIAGKVVAIADPQATSTAILELLRSPPRWQAAQAAGLARVNRYYTEALMLQRYRDLYQAAMENS; encoded by the coding sequence ATGATTCAAAAGCAAGAGGCACCCATTGCAGACATCTGCCTGCTGCTGGAAGGCACCTGGCCTTACGTGCGCGGCGGCGTGTCGAGCTGGATCCACCAGATGATCCTCGGTTTGCCGCAGCTGACCTTTTCGGTGATGTTCATCGGCGGCCAGCGCTCGGCGTATGCAAAACGCCGTTACGATGTGCCGGCCAACGTGCTGCACATCGAAGAGATGTTCCTTGAGGATGCGACCCATCCCACGAACCTGCACGGTACGCCGCGCGAAGCCAACCCACAGCAGTTGGCCGACCTGTATCGCTTCCTGCATCACCCTGACCCGCCTGAGCGTGCGCTGGGTGAGAAGCTGCTCAACTGCATCGCCAATGGCGACATGACCCTCGACGATGTACTGCGCAGCCGCGCCAGTTGGGAGACGCTCAGCGAAGGCTATCGCCAGCATTGCGCCGACCCGTCCTTCGTCAACTATTTCTGGACCCTGCGCTCGCTGCAGTCGCCCTTGCTGATGCTGGCCGAGGCCTCGCGCAAGATGCCGCGGGCGCGGGTGCTGCATTCGATTTCCACCGGTTACGCCGGGCTCCTGGGCTGCATTCTCAAGCAACGCTGGAACTGCGCCTACCTGCTCAGCGAACACGGTATCTACACCAAGGAACGCAAGATCGACCTGGCCCAGGCCTCGTGGATCGCCGAAAGCTCCGGCCAGGCGCTGAACCGCAGCCTCGACGGCGGCTCGGGTTACATCCGTACCTTGTGGGTGCGCTACTTCGAGCGCATCGGCCAGTTGGCGTATAACAGCGCCGATAACATCATCGCCTTGTATGACGGCAACCGTCAGCGCCAGATCAAGGACGGCGCCGACCCTGCGCGCACGCAGCTGATTGCCAACGGCATCGACCTGTCGCAGTGGAACCGTGTTCTGGAGTCCCGCGCGCCCGGCATTGCCCCGCGCGTGGGCCTGATCGGGCGTGTGGTGCCGATCAAGGACGTGAAAACCTTCCTGCGGGCCATGCGCGGCGTGATCAGCGCCATGCCTGAAGTCGAAGGCTGGATTATCGGTCCGGAAGAAGAAGACCCGGAGTACGTCAGCGAATGCCGCAGCCTGATGGCCAGTCTGGGCCTGGAAGGCAAGGTGCACTTCCTCGGCTTCCAGCGCATCCAGGACATCCTGCCGCAACTCGGCCTGATGGTGCTGACCTCGATCAGCGAGGCGCAACCGCTGGTGATCCTCGAAGCCTGGGCCGCCGGCACGCCGGTGGTCAGCAGTGACGTCGGCTCGTGCCGCGAGCTGATCGAGGGCGGCAGCGCCGAAGACCGTGACCTCGGCATCGCCGGCAAAGTCGTCGCGATTGCCGACCCACAGGCCACCTCCACCGCCATCCTCGAACTGCTGCGCAGCCCGCCACGCTGGCAGGCCGCACAGGCTGCCGGCCTGGCGCGGGTCAACCGTTATTACACCGAAGCCTTGATGCTGCAGCGCTACCGCGACCTGTACCAGGCAGCCATGGAGAACAGCTAA
- a CDS encoding tetratricopeptide repeat protein has protein sequence MVSSSATKNTRLLNPWALAVVAVAVGGLLWATFQREEVFQPDGRQPDAVSANYAELLLTAHPDDDHLRLQLVDLLIRLGDYTKARQHLEAWPKPQPETQAYYRLELDALVADSSNDLIAQRALVERLGSFDYRKLPMPQLQNLAKRALTLQAPEFAANVYEEIAARDPAQRAEALKSAAQWYMAASQPQHAADIYLQLRRDAQQPLERRDYAQLAFNSLLSAGHDEQAAQVLSDELPQLTNASADVAWLEQGVDVAVATKRFDLAQRVLKQWREVQPDNPKIALKEFHVRLAINDLAGAWETGQQLTVDYPDDPVLLEQMALLGEWRGDNAAAVGYWIRLLKLKEDPKTREHAWRLASQLFDFDRSIPLLAEIMQQRALTDIELDALVYGHESRGTPAEAEAWLRTYLRKYPGHRLAWTRLLQNLDNTGQFAARSKVYNDYAKRFTLTSAERVDWVGTEMKLFNEQAAWDVVKEDDPSIKDAEYWHARASLAWDLERDEDLRVSLERLLAINGKLVSGDESQLISLYRNRDPERALALMVASWRRAQDPQRLVEALQLAQELQKWDLVTDLLDDAKQFPDAYEQAQVLAVRGALAIEQGDSAEAERLYLLGLSRFPDDNLFRERMIWMYVDQGNTEKLKPLLAKWRAYAREDRLLWLPFASASQLLSRDTEALAWYRMYLKLTPNDWLVQAAYADALDTAGYQDAAQRLRLKLLRNPEADGLQPSSQRYGIWLRLMSSSYSPRKAQQELLKWKDGSPSMKQMWFERLLARLDATNQESQKDQWLEWARSQGLKVDRYEQIQEALRSRNKAQVETLLASSDLNPAQRSQALSRLGRDNEALETSLSALGDDQPESVREQLRRQAVEIHESTPQGALLSYQKQDFGGLSFDAPRLQIAHNIGDKWYADLEMEHGKYQGDDVISSRIGDESNAALTLVRSVENGSWKLFADTSQRKDDDRNGLGLSRMWQLGNSHQLETGLDWHRKSDDSGLMRAFGQQDRAWVGGRHGLTARDQLSWEVAQRSFSTRAGDSLGTGHALKMELNHTLEFAGPNWTVRSGVDYQKNSVKDRDLDYLSSRNGGAIKVTPQSIDPDTGLPDPLDVETVTGAELLQSRYGQLYVGTTWRRGIPGALVRTKPQYTWLVDVTAGWQWTDQTFNYGMNTGIGFEVLGDDELALTVGYQSAPQGGDGKSGGTLGMSYGVRFGR, from the coding sequence ACAGCAGCAACGACTTGATCGCGCAACGGGCTCTGGTCGAGCGCCTGGGCAGCTTCGACTACCGCAAGTTGCCGATGCCGCAGTTGCAAAACCTGGCCAAGCGCGCGTTGACGCTGCAGGCGCCTGAGTTCGCGGCCAACGTGTATGAAGAGATCGCCGCGCGCGATCCGGCGCAACGTGCCGAAGCGCTCAAGTCAGCCGCGCAGTGGTACATGGCCGCCAGCCAACCGCAGCATGCCGCAGACATTTACCTGCAACTGCGACGCGACGCCCAGCAACCGCTTGAACGCCGTGATTATGCACAACTGGCATTCAACAGCTTGCTGTCGGCGGGCCACGACGAACAGGCCGCGCAGGTGCTGTCCGACGAATTGCCCCAGCTCACCAACGCCTCGGCCGATGTGGCGTGGCTGGAGCAGGGCGTCGACGTGGCCGTGGCGACCAAGCGTTTCGACCTGGCGCAGCGCGTGCTCAAGCAGTGGCGCGAGGTGCAGCCGGACAACCCGAAAATTGCCCTGAAAGAATTCCACGTGCGCCTGGCCATCAATGACCTGGCGGGCGCGTGGGAAACCGGTCAGCAATTGACGGTCGACTACCCGGATGACCCCGTGTTGCTCGAGCAAATGGCGCTCCTGGGTGAATGGCGCGGCGATAACGCAGCGGCCGTCGGTTATTGGATTCGCCTGCTTAAGCTCAAGGAAGACCCGAAAACCCGCGAACACGCCTGGCGCCTGGCCAGCCAGCTGTTTGATTTCGACCGTTCGATCCCGTTGCTCGCCGAGATCATGCAGCAGCGCGCGCTCACCGACATCGAGCTGGACGCCTTGGTCTACGGCCACGAATCGCGCGGCACGCCCGCCGAGGCCGAAGCCTGGTTGCGCACCTATCTGCGCAAATACCCGGGGCACCGCCTGGCCTGGACACGCTTGCTGCAGAACCTGGACAACACCGGGCAGTTCGCCGCCAGAAGCAAGGTGTACAACGACTACGCCAAACGCTTCACGCTGACCTCGGCCGAGCGCGTGGACTGGGTCGGCACCGAAATGAAGCTGTTTAACGAACAGGCCGCCTGGGACGTCGTGAAAGAGGACGACCCGTCGATCAAGGATGCCGAGTATTGGCACGCCCGCGCTAGCCTGGCCTGGGACCTGGAGCGTGACGAAGACCTGCGTGTTTCGCTGGAGCGACTGTTGGCCATCAACGGCAAGCTGGTCAGCGGCGATGAAAGCCAGTTGATTTCCCTGTACCGCAACCGCGACCCGGAACGGGCGTTGGCCTTGATGGTCGCCAGCTGGCGCCGCGCCCAAGACCCGCAGCGTTTGGTCGAGGCGCTGCAGCTCGCCCAGGAATTACAAAAATGGGACTTGGTGACCGACTTGCTGGACGACGCCAAGCAGTTCCCGGATGCCTACGAGCAAGCCCAGGTCCTGGCGGTACGTGGCGCACTGGCGATCGAGCAGGGCGACAGCGCCGAAGCCGAGCGTTTGTACCTGCTGGGCCTGTCGCGCTTCCCCGATGACAACCTGTTCCGCGAACGCATGATCTGGATGTATGTCGACCAGGGCAATACCGAGAAACTCAAGCCCCTGCTGGCCAAATGGCGCGCTTATGCGCGTGAAGACCGCCTGCTCTGGCTGCCGTTCGCCAGCGCCAGTCAGTTGTTGAGTCGCGATACCGAGGCGTTGGCCTGGTACCGCATGTACCTCAAGCTCACCCCGAACGACTGGCTGGTGCAGGCCGCCTACGCCGATGCGCTGGACACCGCCGGCTACCAGGACGCCGCGCAACGCCTGCGCCTGAAGCTGCTGCGCAATCCTGAGGCCGACGGCTTGCAGCCTTCGTCGCAGCGTTACGGGATCTGGTTGCGCTTGATGTCCAGCAGCTACTCGCCCCGCAAGGCGCAGCAGGAACTGTTGAAGTGGAAGGACGGTTCGCCGTCGATGAAACAGATGTGGTTCGAACGCTTGCTGGCGCGGCTGGATGCGACCAACCAGGAATCGCAGAAAGACCAATGGCTGGAATGGGCGCGCAGCCAAGGCCTCAAGGTCGACCGCTACGAGCAGATCCAGGAAGCCCTGCGCAGCCGTAACAAGGCCCAGGTTGAAACCTTGCTGGCCAGCAGCGACCTGAACCCGGCGCAACGTTCGCAGGCCCTCAGCCGTCTGGGGCGCGACAACGAAGCGCTGGAAACCAGCCTGAGCGCATTGGGTGACGACCAGCCGGAATCGGTGCGCGAGCAACTGCGCCGCCAGGCCGTGGAAATTCACGAAAGCACCCCGCAAGGCGCGCTGTTGTCGTACCAGAAACAGGATTTCGGTGGCCTCTCGTTTGATGCGCCGCGCCTGCAAATCGCGCATAACATCGGTGACAAGTGGTACGCCGACCTTGAGATGGAGCACGGTAAATACCAGGGCGATGACGTTATCTCATCGCGGATCGGTGACGAGAGCAACGCCGCCCTGACCCTGGTTCGTTCGGTGGAAAACGGCAGTTGGAAGCTGTTCGCCGACACCAGCCAGCGCAAGGACGACGACCGCAACGGCCTGGGCCTGTCGCGCATGTGGCAGTTGGGCAACAGCCATCAGCTGGAAACCGGCCTGGACTGGCATCGCAAGAGCGACGACAGCGGCTTGATGCGCGCGTTCGGTCAGCAGGACCGGGCCTGGGTTGGCGGGCGTCACGGCCTGACCGCACGGGACCAGTTGAGCTGGGAAGTGGCGCAGCGTTCGTTCTCGACCCGTGCCGGCGATTCGCTGGGCACCGGGCATGCGTTGAAGATGGAGCTTAACCACACGCTGGAATTCGCCGGGCCTAACTGGACGGTGCGTAGCGGTGTGGATTACCAGAAGAACAGCGTGAAGGACCGGGACCTGGATTATCTGTCGAGCCGCAATGGCGGGGCCATCAAGGTCACGCCTCAGTCGATAGACCCTGATACCGGTCTGCCGGATCCGCTCGATGTAGAAACTGTTACCGGCGCCGAGCTGCTGCAAAGCCGCTACGGCCAACTCTACGTCGGCACCACCTGGCGTCGCGGCATCCCTGGGGCGCTGGTGCGCACCAAGCCGCAATACACCTGGCTGGTGGATGTGACAGCCGGCTGGCAGTGGACAGACCAGACGTTCAACTACGGCATGAACACCGGCATCGGCTTCGAAGTGCTGGGTGACGACGAACTGGCCCTGACCGTCGGTTACCAATCTGCGCCACAAGGCGGGGATGGCAAATCCGGCGGAACACTGGGTATGAGCTACGGCGTGCGTTTCGGGCGCTGA
- a CDS encoding PelD GGDEF domain-containing protein, which yields MNSPHMDYSLAPRASGPVSWLETLLVTGLAVGLGFWLTPEDPMQMHAGFPWPILAPLLLGVRYGFVRGLLSAVVLVAVLFALRSSGHEGYSQIEPSFIVGVLVCGMLVGEVRDLWVRRLERLQMANEYRQYRLDEFTRAHQILRVSHDLLEQRVAGSDQSLRSSLLGLREKLRGMPVEGDALSALAEPIVAMLGQYGALRVAGLYRVDESEKNVVPHALAMIGVMGPLDPEDDLIKLCLERGELVSVRQELIDSGNSAQFSSLQACMPLIDAEGRLLAILAVRQMPFFAFQDRTLSLLSLLAGHIADLLRRDPHVLQLADADAQQFTLQLKRSLVDVEQHTLPAGLFAFEMTRTNDELTRLMERSQRGLDLHLPARNNRDHQVLLVLLPLTGPQGTEGYLARISLLLHEHFGIDSDFDSLGVRVMPFNLEPGCDRNGLRNFLYNECGLNDQQVAV from the coding sequence ATGAATTCTCCCCACATGGATTACAGCCTGGCGCCTCGCGCCAGCGGGCCGGTGTCTTGGCTGGAAACGTTACTGGTGACGGGCCTGGCGGTCGGCCTCGGCTTCTGGCTGACGCCTGAAGACCCGATGCAGATGCACGCGGGTTTCCCGTGGCCGATCCTGGCGCCGCTGCTGTTGGGTGTGCGTTACGGTTTTGTCCGCGGCCTGCTCAGTGCGGTAGTACTGGTGGCGGTGTTGTTTGCCCTGCGCAGCAGCGGGCATGAGGGTTACAGCCAGATCGAACCGTCGTTTATCGTCGGTGTGCTGGTGTGCGGAATGCTGGTCGGTGAGGTGCGTGACCTGTGGGTGCGTCGCCTGGAACGCCTGCAGATGGCCAACGAATACCGTCAGTATCGTCTCGATGAGTTCACCCGCGCCCATCAAATCCTGCGGGTCTCCCATGACCTGCTCGAACAGCGCGTGGCCGGCAGTGACCAAAGCCTGCGCAGCTCCTTGCTGGGCCTGCGTGAAAAACTGCGCGGCATGCCGGTCGAAGGCGATGCGCTGAGCGCGCTGGCCGAACCGATCGTGGCGATGCTTGGCCAGTACGGCGCGCTACGCGTGGCCGGGCTGTACCGCGTCGACGAAAGCGAAAAAAATGTAGTGCCGCACGCCTTGGCCATGATTGGCGTGATGGGCCCGCTGGACCCTGAAGATGACCTGATCAAGCTGTGCCTTGAGCGCGGCGAACTGGTCAGCGTGCGTCAGGAACTGATCGATTCGGGCAACTCGGCGCAGTTTTCCTCGCTGCAGGCGTGCATGCCGCTGATCGACGCCGAAGGCCGCCTGTTGGCGATCCTGGCGGTGCGGCAGATGCCATTCTTCGCGTTCCAGGACCGCACCTTGAGCCTGCTGTCGCTGCTCGCCGGCCACATCGCCGACCTGCTGCGCCGCGACCCGCACGTGCTGCAACTGGCCGACGCCGACGCGCAGCAGTTCACCCTGCAACTCAAGCGCTCGCTGGTGGATGTCGAGCAGCACACCTTGCCGGCCGGGCTGTTCGCGTTCGAAATGACGCGCACCAACGACGAGCTGACGCGCCTGATGGAGCGCAGCCAGCGCGGCCTGGACCTGCACCTGCCGGCGCGCAACAACCGCGACCACCAGGTGCTTCTGGTGCTGTTGCCGTTGACCGGCCCGCAAGGCACCGAAGGTTACCTGGCACGCATCAGCCTGTTGTTGCATGAGCATTTCGGCATCGACAGCGACTTCGACAGCCTGGGCGTTCGGGTCATGCCTTTCAACCTGGAGCCTGGCTGTGATCGCAACGGGCTGCGTAACTTCCTTTACAACGAGTGTGGCTTGAATGATCAGCAAGTGGCTGTTTAG
- a CDS encoding HEAT repeat domain-containing protein, with protein MISKWLFSGALLLEAGSWASLWLDAPQLHQLLVFSFSHGLACLMLCAAVWLLLPERYRKPLPWSPLFIFSLAFFVPVIGTLGVVMAIFPALYLPRKRDKQAWQAVGIPGLPYRAQLQLHKPIFADGGLQDVLRHAPDPDQRLAALLATRRMPGKEAVPILKLALADPSDDVRLLAYSMLDKQESDINLHIQMALEQLVNVSTRTAGPVHSMLARWYWELAYLGLAQGSVLDHVLDQASEHAEKGLAAGEGGELFLLAGRIALERGENERAEVLLRLAEENGMGSAQVLPFRAELAFEAGRYQEIPGLLASLPEKTRQRPPFAELVRSWE; from the coding sequence ATGATCAGCAAGTGGCTGTTTAGCGGAGCCTTGTTGTTAGAGGCGGGCAGTTGGGCCAGTTTGTGGCTCGATGCGCCCCAATTGCACCAATTGCTGGTCTTCTCCTTCAGCCACGGGCTCGCCTGCCTGATGCTGTGCGCGGCGGTGTGGCTGTTGCTGCCTGAGCGCTACCGCAAGCCGTTGCCCTGGAGCCCGCTGTTCATCTTTAGCCTGGCGTTTTTCGTGCCGGTCATTGGCACCCTGGGCGTGGTGATGGCGATTTTCCCGGCGCTGTACTTGCCGCGCAAACGCGATAAACAGGCCTGGCAGGCCGTGGGCATTCCGGGCTTGCCGTACCGCGCGCAGTTGCAACTGCACAAGCCGATCTTCGCCGACGGCGGCCTGCAGGATGTGCTGCGCCACGCGCCGGACCCGGATCAGCGCCTGGCCGCCTTGCTGGCCACGCGGCGCATGCCGGGCAAGGAAGCGGTGCCGATCCTCAAGCTGGCGCTCGCCGATCCCAGCGACGACGTACGCCTGCTCGCCTATTCAATGCTCGATAAGCAGGAAAGCGACATCAACCTGCATATCCAGATGGCCCTTGAGCAACTGGTGAATGTCAGTACGCGCACCGCCGGCCCTGTCCACAGCATGCTCGCGCGCTGGTACTGGGAGCTGGCCTACCTGGGCTTGGCCCAAGGCAGCGTGCTGGACCACGTACTCGATCAAGCCAGCGAACACGCCGAGAAGGGCCTGGCGGCGGGCGAGGGCGGCGAACTGTTCTTGCTGGCCGGCCGCATCGCACTGGAGCGCGGCGAGAACGAGCGCGCCGAAGTGCTGCTGCGCCTGGCCGAAGAAAACGGCATGGGCTCGGCCCAGGTCTTGCCGTTTCGCGCGGAACTGGCGTTCGAAGCCGGTCGTTATCAAGAAATCCCCGGGTTGCTCGCCAGCCTTCCCGAGAAAACCCGCCAGCGGCCACCGTTCGCTGAGTTGGTGAGGAGCTGGGAATGA